The window GCGTCGGCAAGCTGGAGGACGTGGCGGCAAAGCGTGCGCTGGAATCGGTGTGATCGATCCGGCGCGCATCGCAACCCTGTATGGCAAGGCGCGCCAGGAGCGGCGACTGGTCAAGATCAACGAGGTGCCGCCGCTGTTCCTGCGGACCCTGCTCGCGGTCGAGGACAAGGACTTCGCGACCCATCACGGCATCGATCCTGGGGCATGGCGCGGGCGATGTTCGTCAACGTGGCGGGCGAACTGTCCCCAGGCGGGTCGACCCTGACCCAGCAGCTGGTGCGCAACCAGTTCCTCGATCGGCGCAAGAAGTGGGCGCGCAAGTTCAACGAGATCGGGCTCGCCCTGCTGATCGAGGCGCGTTACAGCAAGGGCGCGATCCTCGAGGCCCACCTCAACGACGTCTATCTCGGCCAGCATGGCGCGCAATCGGTGCATGGCGTCGGCGCTGCGGCCGAGTTCTATTTCGGGCGCGACTCGAAGCGCTGGCGCCGCACGATGGCCCTGCTGGTCGGCATGATCCAG is drawn from Lysobacterales bacterium and contains these coding sequences:
- a CDS encoding transglycosylase domain-containing protein — translated: MIDPARIATLYGKARQERRLVKINEVPPLFLRTLLAVEDKDFATHHGIDPGAWRGRCSSTWRANCPQAGRP
- a CDS encoding transglycosylase domain-containing protein, yielding MFVNVAGELSPGGSTLTQQLVRNQFLDRRKKWARKFNEIGLALLIEARYSKGAILEAHLNDVYLGQHGAQSVHGVGAAAEFYFGRDSKRWRRTMALLVGMIQEAVAVRPATFAGECAAKRRNWCCARCRRPGCPAPSRPRA